CCATTCTTCCTACTCAGTGAAGATGAGGAGGTTAATTAATACCTGCCTGATGAGGTTGAGTCCCCCTAACGGTTTATAAAAATTATGGCAAGGACACTGTCTATAACCTTCTTAATTTATTTGTGAAATAATCTTCTTACAAGCTGTCTTCTAAATGGGCCCAGTAAGTGAGGACTAGTTGCTGCTTGATGGATGTCTAAAGTGGTCCTCATGCAGCCTTTGTGGCAAAATGACTGATGTGACCAACTTGTGAGCCTGTCCTCACTACAAGTTGTTCTTGAGGCAATGATAGTTCCATGTAATGTCTTATCTGCAGCTGCTTTCTCCATCCCGCTGTGGCTGTCAGCACCCAGTCCTTCGTCAGACGAGTTCGGTATCCGTCACCCTGTTGCCTCTATGCCCTGCTGTTGTGTGTGCTCTTAATATAAACTAACAGCAATTACGGACGGAGCCTCATGTTCTGTGATAAGCCCACTTGCATCCCATCTTTCCTTTTCCGTGCTGATACCATGAATTTGGTATGCAGTTGGGTTCATCTACTTCAGATCGATTTTGATTTTAGAGATTGCCTTTGTAATTTACTTGtcataaacataaacattttttttgtaatttcaaaGCCATAACTCTGAaaaggaagacagggagagagaaaccATGATAAATACattgtatgttttttaaaatgtacattaatCAGAGTCTCAGTTTCACCCCATCTGCCACACTCTGTAACCCAGGGttatcattttcattcattttggcTTATATTACtagtgtttttcttatttttgcaaatataattaaatgtatgtatttgtacaGCTATTTATCACTATACATATGTATAGTGATAAATAGctgtacaaatataaaatattatatagctgtacacatataaaatattatatttaagaaTGCAAGGatatcagggctggagaaaatattatatttaaaaatgtatgtctgTCAGGGCTGGCGAATGGCTCAGCGCTTCAGAGTTCTGGTTGTACAGGGAGAGATGgctaacaactgaactgtcatttgtATCCGCTGGGGAGGGAAAACTGGTTTCCTCCAGTGGAGTGACGATGGGTATATCAagcactccagggcaggcctcatgttcaggagtggTTGGCCAGTGTAcaatggactccacagttttttttttcctgtgttttaatAGTTtggtggtttattttgttttttctttttgggtggtggtttattttgttttcttggctttgggtttttgttgttgttgttgttgtactgggtttttgtttggtttttgaaaataaactcaaagttgggtgggtagggaggaaagggatttggaaagacttgggggaggggaagaggatgatcaaaatatatttaaatttaaaaattgttttaaataataaaagttataataaaaaagaaggaaaaaaagaaaatgtctttaggAATGAGATTTTTAAGTCTTCTTCAATAAGTAAGGGGCTAGCTAATCTTTTGCTTTACAGGGAACATTTCTGCATGGGACAGGAATGCTTTGGGCATAATGTTGTTCCATGATCGCCAGGAGCCCCAAAAGTCATCCTATGATGTCATAGCTGCCAGATTGACCACCTTTATGACGTCATCGCTTCCTCTCATCCGTGTAGGAATACTGAAGCTCCAAGGAAAGCGGCAGAGCTCAGAGCTGTTTGGATGTGAAGACTTTGTAGGTGACGTCAAGTGTGCAGGAGATGGCAGAGGCATCTTCAGAGACTCTGGATGTTTCCCCTCGTGAGGTGTCGACTGATTCAGAGACCTCCTCCAGCCATCCTTTGTGTGATGATGACACAGGTCAGAGGGACTCGGACTTATGGGCTATTATAGAGGAAAGTGCATTTCAGCTTCTGGCTCAGCGCTTCTTGATAAAGAGGCCCCCTCACACCCTCTGTGCCTCAGAGCCAGATGAGGACAGTAATTTATTCTCCATGACCTTTCCCAGAAAGCTTTGGAAGATAGTGGGAAGTGACAAGTTTAAGTCTATTTGGTGGGATGAAGCTGGGACTTACATAGTGATCAACGAAGAACTCTTTAAAAAGGAAGTGTTGGAAAGAAAGGCCCCCTTCAGAATATTTGAAACGGATAGCATGAAAAGTTTGGTTCGACAGCTGAATCTGTACGGATTTAGGAAAATGAGACAAAATTTCCAGAGATCTGCTTCTCTCCCTGACTTCCTGGCTGAAGAAAAAggagtctctgcctcctgtaaGTTACAGTTCTATCAGAATCCAAACTTTCTGCGTGACTGCCCCCACCTTATggaaagaatgaaaaggagaatTGGGATAAAGACTGCTTCTCGTGGGGCTGCTCCGGCACGTCCAGATTTTAAGAATAAACGCTTCAGTCCAGACTTGGACAACATGGATGACCACAGTCTGGGTGTAGCTGTCCAAACCAGCGAAAGGAAACTATTGTCCGGCCCTAGCATTTCAAATGTGTATCTGAGACAGAAGCCTTCTACTGCCCAAGGAGGTTCTGATACAATGGATGGGATCAGAAGGGACTTCTCTCTTGCAACATCAAGCTCCTTTAGAACAGCTGAAGAAATTCTAACACGTCGCCCTGCTACATTAAATGAGGTGTCCCCtctccatgtggacccacagAGAATCTACACGCAGGCAAATGACAACACTATGAATTTCATTATAACCTCTATTGCTCAGAACCACAGGGATGTGTCTCATTTGTGGAACAGTTGTATTGAAATGCAGGCAGAGTCTTCTCCTTTTCGACCCGGGTATCCTCATTTTTCATCCAGTTCATCTATTTACTCTGACTCAAAACCAATCGGTGAACCCAAGTTACCAATATACAAGGAAAGGGTAGCATCTGCTACCTTGGCATCCACATCAAACCATCATCCATCGTCATGATACTGTCAACTTTCTCATTACCAATGCTCTACTTGGTTGTTTATGAAAACATTCAGCATAGCAGAGATTAGAATTCAAGTTGACAGTCACCTGGAGTGTACCTGACATCATCAAAATAGAACAATAAAATTCTATGTGCACCTTAAAAAAGCAAGGAGTATTGGCTGGTCTTCTAGAGCTtcagagtttgattctcagcactcacattgcAGCTAGAAActctctgtaactcagttccaggttACCCAATATCCTCTACTGGCCTCCACGGGCAGTACATGCATGtgatgtgcagacatacatgcaggcaaaacatattcactcacataaaatgaaatacttaaagaatatgtgtgtgtgtgtgtgtgtgtgtgtgtgtacaagtaaaTGTTGGAAACTCTGTgcaaatatatctgtgtatacatatgtagactatacacatacataaacacacaaacatataatgCATATTAACtgtgatatatttacatatgcacacatagacacacagaaatacatttttagatCTTGATTCTTTTCACTTTGCAAACTGCCAGAACATTACCCATCTTAGCATAtagtctctttatttttctttcataaatgcacagatgtagttcagttggcttTGGTCAGTGGACCTAAAggcaatttttaatatttttctgttatAGAAAGTATTACAGTAAATAAATGCACTTGtagtcttgatttttttcttttggctttgagTGGTTTAAAGTCTTAAACTTTAGGGTTCTATTTCCTGAATTATCTCCCTTTTCCAGGGAGGAAGAATAGTCACATTCATTTCATGAAGAACTTGGGACTATCATATTTAGTCTAAATTTACATCTCAACTTTTAGGTGGCCTCCATTTATAACCTTTCCTTATATTAAAATCATATAGGGTGGGGTCATACATAACGTGTGGCTTTCTATAGTCCACAAATTTGGAGTATTGTATAGTGTATTTGTGGTTCATTATGCTCTTTGTTATCTGTAATCTTCTCCTAATCATCCGTCTTTATGAATCAAAGTGGATGTTGCCAAGCATTTTCTTGaatattaattgagaaaatactgaGGAAATGTCTCTGTGTATGGTGCTGTGCAGGATGTGAAGTTGTGAGTACTGTCTCCCATGATGCTCTGCTGTATCTGGGGTTAGTCATGTTCCCTAGGCTAAGGTGCTTTGTGATTTTGGAAATCAAGATTTTTATCTGAAAAAAACAGAGCCATAATTCCTCCTTCGATTGTTTCATGGGACTCCTGGAAGAAGCAACCACAGTGATGAATGTGAAATAGCTTGCTAAAATATAAAGAGCCGTAAAATCTATAGAATAGTTATTGTTATGGTTGTAGTATATGCTCTTAAGTGTTTTGCTATTATCTCCCCCAACAGACTCAGCTGTCTGAAAAGCTTGAGTGGAGTCATTGTTCCTTTGATATTTCCTCAAAGCAGCTGCTACAGAGGAACAGGCATGGGATTTatgagacatttttgttttactgAGTCACATACCAAGGACCTCAAACTCAAATTTctatggaggctccacagagAACATAATCAGTAAGGTCACGGCAAAAAGTAGCAAGAAATTATAGCCAAACTAGTGGCTGAGTTCCAAGCCTAAAGGTGTTCAAATTAGAGTTCACGAATGTCACTGGAAAGCGAACTGGTAGTGGGGGAAGGTTGCGTTCAGCAGTCTGTATGCTCACTGCGGAGATGGGCTTTATAGCAAGGGTCTGTTTGGGAAAGGAACCTCTGCCTCCTCCATAACCTGGATAACCTGAGTGATGTGGGTGTTGACAACCACAGTCAAATCAACACTGTAATAATCACTAAAGGTGAAAACAATGGCAGAAAGATTTATGGTATGCTAAGCAAAACTCTGTAAGGCTGTAGGTTATGTTTAGTAGTAAATGTGTACTTATGAGATTCACACAGTATATCCTGTGTTTTTACTAGTGAAATATAGAGGAAGCTATATCCCTACAGCCTGTCTCAGACACGCCCTTTGTAAGCACTTTATTATGTGACACGTGCTTTATTCATGAGCACCCCAGGGTCGGGAGTTATTGTGCTGCTGCTTTGTACAAAAATTGATTTTTCATTAATTCATATTTGAGGCAGGATCCTACTATGTAGGACTGGGCATTCCAGAATCTACTATGTAGATTAAATTGGACtctagctcacagagatccgcctgcccttgcctcccaagtgctggaattaaaggcgtgcgcctatGCACCTGTCTGCTTCCTAGTCACTTTTACCTTGTAGATACTATCAAGTATACTTGGTCAGGCTTCATATTTTGCCAGGCTCTTAAGCTATCCAGAGCCAAGTCTATCACTGACTTCTAGAAGAGTGTTCCAGCTCTTTTGTTACTCAGATACTTGGTTCTAATTGTTCAGTTAGCATTGTCTGTAATTTCTTAGTCTTCCTTGTCTTTCTAACTTACTATTCCCTTACTATGTTTCACCTTGTAACTTACCTCAGAACCTTGCTGGGAAAAGCTGAGGTATGAATGGTAGAAATCTTCAAGTATGTGCATCTGAGAGAAGAGAGTAGTCCGTTCCCCTTGTGATTTCCAGCAGAGCTGTGCAAGCAGCCATCTCGCATGActttctgtaagtctttgaactAAAAgctgtgtttttttaattctttggtcTTTGGCAAGCCTTTACTTAATTTTCcctacacattttttaaaataatattaataaaaagtctTCTTTAAATGACTTGAAGTTTGGGAGGGACGTGGTGGGGGAAGCCACACCTGCCCCAAGGATTCCACAAGGTTGATTGACTGACTAAGGCCTCATGATCCTGGAGAGCAGGAATGCTGTTGATCCAGTGTCGAATTAGTGAGACTGTTGGGCCGTTCATTTCCCACATGTGACTGACCTAGCATCCATGCAGCTATCAGTCAAACCTTTTGCCATGTGTCAACAGACTACTCTCTTCTACCAACCCagaagctaagaatgtcatcagacagcATCCGAGACCTGTAGGAGTGAGTCCCCCACTTTGCTATAACCCATCTATCTGATGTCCCTCCAGTGTATCTGAAAAGCAACTTGACTTACAGCTCTCTTCTGTTCTGTAAGTGCAAAGGCTTCAGGCAATGCTCGCCATATTGGAACATGCTGTTTGGAGCAATCTGGGTCTGTGTTCCTAGGACATCCGTGGTCACACAAGTTTGGGTTGGAGCAATCTGGGTCTGTGTTCCTAGGCCATCCATGGTCACACAAGTTTGGGTTGGAACAATCTGGGTCTGTGTTCCTAAACCATGGTCATGTATGTTTAGGTTGAGAATGAATGCTCTCGTAATCTCTTTGAGTTGAGAGGTGTTTTACATCAACTGATTCAAATGTTCTTTACTCATTTCTTATCTCTTTCTGTTGGCTCCTCATTATAGTCATCATACATTAGATTTGTATTTCCTAAGTTCTTTTTCTGGCAACAGATTCTGCTAATGAGTTGCAAATGAAAGTGATTGgggcaagtctttttttttttccgctttttgagataaagtttctctGTGGGACAGCTCTGGCGCTCCTGGAAGTCCcctcgtagaccaggctggcctccaactcactgagatctgcctgcctctgcctcccaagtgctggggttaaaggcgtgcgctaccacggCCAGGCACCGATCTACTTTTCAGACACTCTTCAGTGTACTTCCAATTTGTCGTCAGCTAACAATActtgaaatgttttctgaattccCCAAGGTATctggctgttatcactgttagtttGTATTCTGCCGCTGAGAGTTTAGAACACTTTCCTATCCAAACAGCTTTGACCATCCTAAGCGATACAAAAGCAACCCACAACAAACCGAAGATCAGAGTCCTGCACCACACGTCAATTATGCTTCCTGCTGAGTAGTAAAGAGGGGACAAGGTTCTAAAAACAGAGCAAATCTGAATAGAGTTTGGAACTTGCCTGGggactcaaaagaaaaataatacaaatcatttaaaatgagaaatattatCTGTCAGAGGAAGAACTCTCTACCTGATCATTTCACAGCTCAGCTTTGCTCACATTGAAAccaggaaa
The nucleotide sequence above comes from Peromyscus eremicus chromosome 13, PerEre_H2_v1, whole genome shotgun sequence. Encoded proteins:
- the LOC131923167 gene encoding heat shock transcription factor, Y-linked-like gives rise to the protein MAEASSETLDVSPREVSTDSETSSSHPLCDDDTGQRDSDLWAIIEESAFQLLAQRFLIKRPPHTLCASEPDEDSNLFSMTFPRKLWKIVGSDKFKSIWWDEAGTYIVINEELFKKEVLERKAPFRIFETDSMKSLVRQLNLYGFRKMRQNFQRSASLPDFLAEEKGVSASCKLQFYQNPNFLRDCPHLMERMKRRIGIKTASRGAAPARPDFKNKRFSPDLDNMDDHSLGVAVQTSERKLLSGPSISNVYLRQKPSTAQGGSDTMDGIRRDFSLATSSSFRTAEEILTRRPATLNEVSPLHVDPQRIYTQANDNTMNFIITSIAQNHRDVSHLWNSCIEMQAESSPFRPGYPHFSSSSSIYSDSKPIGEPKLPIYKERVASATLASTSNHHPSS